From the genome of Streptomyces sp. NBC_01317, one region includes:
- a CDS encoding patatin-like phospholipase family protein: MTRTALVLGGGGVTGVAWTIGVLHGLRVAGTDLTTADLIIGTSAGSVVGAQLAAGTHDVEALYERQLTPPGDERPARLGAAVLFRYARAMLVSRTPEAYGQKIGRYALAAATEPEAERRAVIASRILVDTWPERAFAVTAVDALTGELRVFDRESGVPVVDAVAASCAVPGVWPPVTIEGRKWIDGGMHSPANAQLAAGYDRVVVIAPVGSGSGVIAGPQSQAEALVAGGARVEVITPGAAAKKAIGHNVLDPGRRAGAARAGLAQAVGVAGVVGAVWVGRSR; the protein is encoded by the coding sequence ATGACGCGTACGGCCCTGGTCCTCGGCGGCGGTGGCGTCACCGGCGTCGCCTGGACGATCGGTGTCCTGCACGGTCTCCGCGTCGCCGGCACGGACCTGACCACCGCCGATCTGATCATCGGCACGTCGGCCGGCTCGGTGGTCGGCGCGCAGCTCGCCGCCGGGACGCATGACGTCGAGGCGCTGTACGAGCGGCAGCTGACTCCGCCCGGGGACGAACGGCCGGCGCGGCTGGGGGCGGCGGTCCTGTTCCGGTACGCGCGGGCGATGCTCGTCTCCCGTACCCCGGAGGCGTACGGGCAGAAGATCGGCCGGTACGCGCTGGCCGCCGCGACGGAGCCCGAGGCGGAACGCCGGGCCGTGATCGCCTCGCGGATCCTGGTCGACACCTGGCCGGAGCGGGCGTTCGCCGTCACCGCCGTGGACGCGCTCACCGGGGAGCTTCGGGTGTTCGACCGGGAGAGCGGGGTGCCGGTGGTGGACGCGGTCGCCGCGAGCTGTGCGGTGCCGGGGGTGTGGCCGCCGGTGACCATCGAGGGGCGGAAGTGGATCGACGGCGGGATGCACTCGCCCGCCAACGCGCAGCTTGCCGCCGGGTACGACCGGGTGGTCGTGATCGCGCCCGTGGGGTCCGGGAGCGGGGTGATCGCGGGGCCGCAGAGCCAGGCGGAGGCGCTGGTGGCGGGGGGTGCGCGGGTGGAGGTGATCACGCCGGGGGCGGCGGCGAAGAAGGCGATCGGGCACAACGTGCTGGATCCGGGGCGGCGGGCGGGCGCTGCGCGGGCGGGGTTGGCTCAGGCGGTGGGGGTGGCGGGGGTTGTCGGTGCGGTGTGGGTGGGGCGATCGCGTTGA
- a CDS encoding spermidine synthase, with protein sequence MSESIPVVRVVDHGTAKLMPDVDRERAWLLTVDGAPQSYVDLDEPTHLEFEYTRRLAHVVDSVAPHAEPLAVVHLGGGGLTLPRYVAVTRPHSPQHVVEADAGLLALVAERLPIPVGVGISVHHADARRWLRQAADRSADLIVADVFGGSRIPAHLTSVEYAREAERVLRTDGIYIANLADGAPFDFLRSQLATFAQVFEELALIAEPGVLRGRRFGNAVLVASHSAIDTAALARRTASDAFPARVEHGSSLVKFIRDATAVRDAGAVPSPRPPDGAFSIGGGG encoded by the coding sequence GTGAGCGAGTCGATTCCCGTTGTGCGGGTTGTGGATCATGGGACTGCCAAGCTGATGCCCGATGTCGATCGGGAGCGGGCCTGGTTGTTGACCGTTGACGGGGCGCCCCAGTCGTACGTCGATCTTGACGAGCCCACCCATCTGGAGTTCGAGTACACACGTCGTCTCGCCCATGTCGTCGACTCCGTTGCGCCCCACGCCGAGCCGCTCGCCGTGGTGCATCTCGGCGGTGGTGGGCTCACGCTGCCCCGCTATGTGGCCGTCACCCGGCCGCACTCGCCCCAGCACGTCGTGGAGGCCGACGCCGGGCTGCTGGCGCTGGTGGCCGAGCGGCTGCCGATACCGGTCGGCGTGGGCATCTCCGTGCACCACGCGGACGCCCGCCGCTGGCTCCGGCAGGCGGCGGACCGCTCCGCCGACCTCATCGTCGCCGACGTCTTCGGCGGCTCGCGGATTCCCGCGCACCTCACCTCCGTCGAGTACGCCCGCGAGGCCGAACGGGTCCTCCGTACCGACGGGATCTACATCGCCAACCTCGCCGACGGCGCGCCCTTCGACTTCCTCCGCTCCCAACTGGCCACCTTCGCCCAGGTCTTCGAGGAGCTGGCGCTGATCGCGGAGCCCGGCGTCCTGCGCGGCCGCCGGTTCGGCAACGCCGTGCTCGTCGCCTCGCACTCCGCCATCGACACGGCGGCGCTCGCCCGGCGTACCGCCTCCGACGCCTTCCCGGCCCGCGTTGAGCACGGGTCGTCCCTGGTGAAATTCATCAGGGACGCCACGGCGGTACGGGACGCCGGCGCCGTTCCCTCACCCCGTCCGCCCGACGGTGCCTTCAGCATCGGCGGAGGGGGATGA
- a CDS encoding MFS transporter codes for MSASAGAPGRRTRPSRRPDWAGRNYSLLTAAAIVTNLGSQGALIASAFAVLQMGGDGGDVGLVAAARTVPLVLFLLVGGALADRLPRHRVMVAANTLNCVSQGTFALLVLVGEPRLWQMMLLSALGGTGHAFFSPASEGMLLSSVSGEQAGRAFALYRMAMHGAGIGGAALGGALIAAFGPGWVLAVDAAAFLVAASLRAFLDVSHIPVRKPGGGMISDLREGWREFTGRPWLWSIVVQFAVVNAVVVAAEAVYGPLVAEEELGGAGPWGLALAAFGAGTVVGALVMMRWRPRRLLLAGTLCVFPLALPSAALAVPLPVLPLAAVLFLTGASIEVFGVSWMTALHQEIPEDKLSRVAAYDWLGSIGMVPLAAALTGPAEEAFGRDTALWGCSALVVLLTAAVLTVPDVRRLSRRTTKVTKSPTPPTPTPSPSSPSSPSSPSADAEGTVGRTG; via the coding sequence GTGAGTGCATCCGCAGGCGCCCCGGGCCGCCGAACCCGCCCCTCGCGTCGCCCCGACTGGGCCGGCCGCAACTACTCCCTGCTGACGGCCGCCGCGATCGTCACCAATCTGGGCAGCCAAGGGGCCCTGATCGCCTCGGCGTTCGCGGTGCTCCAGATGGGGGGCGACGGCGGGGACGTCGGGCTCGTGGCCGCCGCGCGGACCGTACCGCTCGTGCTGTTCCTGCTGGTGGGCGGCGCGCTGGCCGACCGGTTGCCACGGCATCGGGTGATGGTCGCCGCCAACACCCTCAACTGCGTGTCGCAGGGCACCTTCGCCCTCCTGGTGCTCGTGGGCGAACCACGCCTGTGGCAGATGATGCTCCTGTCCGCCCTCGGCGGGACCGGGCACGCCTTCTTCTCCCCGGCGTCCGAGGGCATGCTGCTGTCCAGCGTCAGCGGCGAACAGGCCGGCCGTGCCTTCGCCCTCTACCGGATGGCCATGCACGGCGCCGGGATCGGCGGCGCGGCCCTGGGCGGGGCGCTGATCGCGGCGTTCGGCCCCGGCTGGGTCCTCGCCGTGGACGCGGCCGCGTTCCTGGTGGCCGCCTCGCTCCGGGCCTTTCTCGACGTCAGCCACATCCCGGTGCGGAAGCCGGGCGGCGGCATGATCTCCGATCTGCGGGAAGGCTGGCGGGAGTTCACCGGGCGCCCCTGGCTCTGGTCGATCGTCGTGCAGTTCGCGGTGGTCAACGCGGTGGTGGTGGCGGCCGAGGCGGTGTACGGACCGCTGGTCGCCGAGGAGGAGTTGGGCGGCGCGGGGCCCTGGGGCCTGGCGCTCGCCGCCTTCGGCGCCGGGACCGTCGTCGGCGCTCTGGTGATGATGCGCTGGCGCCCCCGGCGGCTGCTGCTCGCGGGCACGCTCTGCGTCTTCCCGCTGGCCCTCCCGTCGGCGGCGCTCGCGGTACCGCTGCCGGTCCTGCCGTTGGCGGCGGTGCTGTTCCTGACGGGCGCGTCCATCGAGGTGTTCGGCGTCTCGTGGATGACGGCGCTGCACCAGGAGATCCCGGAGGACAAGCTCTCCCGGGTCGCCGCCTACGACTGGCTGGGCTCGATCGGCATGGTGCCGTTGGCCGCGGCGCTCACGGGCCCGGCGGAGGAGGCGTTCGGTCGTGACACGGCGCTGTGGGGCTGCTCGGCGCTGGTGGTCCTGCTGACAGCGGCGGTGCTGACGGTCCCGGACGTACGGCGCCTGAGCCGCCGTACGACAAAGGTCACGAAGTCCCCCACTCCCCCCACACCCACCCCATCCCCGTCATCCCCGTCATCCCCGTCATCCCCCTCCGCCGATGCTGAAGGCACCGTCGGGCGGACGGGGTGA
- a CDS encoding DUF4442 domain-containing protein has protein sequence MSVGELLTATVPMARTLELEFVETTPERAVVRLPDRPEYHNHVGGPHAGAMFTLAESASGAIVIAAFGDQLHRAVPLAVNAAISYRKLAMGVVTATASLGRPVADVVAQLDAGERPEFPVTVDLTRADGAVTAEMTVVWTLRPNA, from the coding sequence ATGTCCGTCGGTGAACTGCTCACCGCCACCGTGCCCATGGCCAGGACCCTGGAGCTGGAATTCGTCGAGACGACTCCCGAGCGGGCCGTGGTCCGGCTGCCCGACCGCCCCGAATACCACAACCACGTCGGCGGACCGCACGCCGGAGCGATGTTCACGCTGGCCGAGTCCGCGAGCGGCGCGATCGTGATCGCCGCGTTCGGCGACCAGCTCCACCGTGCCGTACCGCTCGCCGTCAACGCGGCGATCAGCTATCGGAAGCTCGCCATGGGGGTCGTCACGGCGACCGCGTCGCTCGGCCGCCCGGTGGCGGACGTCGTCGCGCAGCTGGACGCGGGGGAGCGGCCCGAGTTTCCCGTCACCGTGGACCTCACCCGCGCGGACGGCGCGGTGACCGCCGAGATGACCGTCGTCTGGACGCTGCGACCGAACGCCTGA
- a CDS encoding DedA family protein, with translation MHVQEWLETVPAVSIYLLVGLVIGLESLGIPLPGEIVLVSAALLASQHGDINPYILGACASAGAIIGDSIGYAIGRRGGRPLLAWLGGRFPKHFGEAQISMAERSFEKWGMWAVFFGRFVALLRIFAGPLAGVLHMPYWKFLIANVFGGIVWAGGTTAVIYTVGVVAEPWLKRFSWVGLALAVLIGVGSMLVLRNRAKKSAAAASGAAAVESGAPESVRAGE, from the coding sequence TTGCACGTCCAGGAGTGGCTCGAGACCGTGCCCGCGGTCAGCATCTATCTCCTGGTGGGGCTGGTGATCGGGCTGGAAAGCCTCGGCATCCCGCTGCCCGGTGAGATCGTCCTTGTCAGTGCGGCGCTGCTGGCGTCCCAGCACGGTGACATCAATCCGTACATCCTCGGTGCGTGTGCCTCGGCCGGCGCGATCATCGGGGACTCGATCGGTTACGCCATCGGGCGCCGTGGCGGCAGGCCGCTGCTCGCGTGGCTGGGCGGCAGGTTCCCCAAGCACTTCGGCGAGGCCCAGATCTCCATGGCGGAGCGGTCCTTCGAGAAGTGGGGCATGTGGGCGGTCTTCTTCGGCCGTTTTGTGGCGCTGCTGCGGATCTTCGCGGGGCCGCTGGCGGGGGTCCTGCACATGCCGTACTGGAAGTTCCTGATCGCGAACGTGTTCGGCGGGATCGTGTGGGCCGGGGGGACGACGGCGGTCATCTACACGGTGGGTGTGGTGGCCGAGCCGTGGCTCAAGCGGTTCTCCTGGGTGGGGTTGGCTTTGGCGGTGTTGATCGGGGTGGGGTCGATGCTGGTGTTGCGGAACCGGGCGAAGAAGTCCGCGGCGGCCGCGTCGGGCGCGGCCGCGGTGGAGTCGGGTGCGCCGGAGTCGGTGCGGGCCGGGGAGTAG
- a CDS encoding gamma carbonic anhydrase family protein, whose amino-acid sequence MTHEALVTGLAGKDPRIDPGAFLAPTCVVVGEVTVAAGASVWYHTVLRADCGPILLGTDCNIQDNCTLHSDPGSPLSVGARVSVGHNAVLHGCVVEDDVLIGMGATVLNGAHIGAGSLIAAQALVPQGMRVPPGSMVAGVPAKVRRQLTEEEKEGIKLNAAVYLALTKTHREAHGISSPSGD is encoded by the coding sequence ATGACGCACGAGGCATTGGTCACGGGGCTGGCGGGCAAGGACCCCCGGATCGATCCGGGCGCCTTCCTCGCGCCGACCTGTGTGGTGGTGGGCGAGGTGACCGTGGCGGCGGGCGCCAGCGTCTGGTACCACACGGTGCTGCGGGCCGACTGCGGCCCGATCCTGCTCGGCACGGACTGCAACATCCAGGACAACTGCACGCTGCACTCGGACCCGGGCTCCCCGCTGTCCGTCGGCGCGCGGGTGTCGGTGGGCCACAACGCGGTGCTGCACGGGTGTGTCGTCGAGGACGACGTACTGATCGGCATGGGCGCGACGGTCCTGAACGGCGCGCACATCGGCGCGGGCTCCCTGATCGCGGCGCAGGCGCTCGTACCCCAGGGAATGCGGGTGCCACCGGGCTCAATGGTCGCGGGGGTACCGGCGAAGGTGCGCCGACAGCTGACGGAGGAGGAAAAGGAGGGCATCAAACTGAACGCGGCGGTCTACCTGGCCCTCACGAAAACGCACCGGGAAGCACACGGCATCTCAAGCCCGTCCGGCGATTGA
- a CDS encoding cytochrome P450 has product MATAQQIPDILSAEFAADPYPAYRAMREHAPLIWHEATRSWIISRYDDVERAFKDRESVFTTDNYDWQIAPVHGKTILQLSGREHAVRRALVAPAFRGDDLQRKFLPVIDRNARELIDTFRHTGTVDLVEAFATRFPINVIVDMLGLDKSDHARFHTWYTAVIAFLGNLSGDPRVTADGERTRVEFAEYMIPIIHARRDNLGDDLLSTLCAAEVDGVRMSDEDIKSFCSLLLAAGGETTDKAIASLFANLLLHPEQLAAVREDRSLIPRAFAETLRFTPPVHMIMRQTAVDVEVSGGTIPSGATVTCLIGAANRDSSRYAEPDTFDIFRDDLTTTTAFSAAADHLAFALGRHFCVGALLAKAEIESGVGQLLDAMPDVRLADGFDPVEQGVFTRGPRSLPVVFTPAAPA; this is encoded by the coding sequence ATGGCCACCGCACAGCAGATCCCCGACATTCTCTCCGCCGAGTTCGCCGCCGATCCCTATCCGGCCTACCGCGCCATGCGCGAACACGCGCCCCTCATCTGGCACGAGGCCACCCGCAGCTGGATCATCTCGCGGTACGACGACGTGGAACGGGCCTTCAAGGACCGGGAGTCGGTGTTCACCACCGACAACTACGACTGGCAGATCGCGCCCGTGCACGGAAAGACGATCCTCCAGCTCAGCGGGCGGGAGCACGCCGTACGCCGGGCGCTCGTCGCTCCCGCCTTCCGCGGCGACGACCTCCAGCGGAAGTTCCTGCCGGTCATCGACCGCAACGCCCGCGAGCTGATCGACACCTTCCGGCACACCGGTACCGTCGACCTGGTGGAGGCCTTCGCCACCCGCTTCCCCATCAACGTCATCGTGGACATGCTGGGCTTGGACAAGTCCGACCACGCGCGCTTCCACACCTGGTACACCGCCGTCATCGCCTTCCTCGGCAACCTCTCCGGCGACCCCCGGGTCACGGCGGACGGGGAGCGGACCCGGGTCGAGTTCGCCGAGTACATGATCCCGATCATCCATGCCCGGCGGGACAACCTGGGCGACGACCTCCTCTCCACCCTCTGCGCCGCCGAGGTCGACGGCGTACGGATGAGTGACGAGGACATCAAATCCTTCTGTAGTCTCCTGCTCGCCGCCGGCGGTGAGACCACCGACAAGGCGATCGCCTCGCTCTTCGCGAACCTGCTGCTCCACCCCGAACAGCTCGCGGCCGTACGGGAGGACAGGAGCCTGATCCCGCGGGCCTTCGCGGAGACGCTCCGGTTCACCCCGCCGGTCCACATGATCATGCGGCAGACCGCCGTGGACGTCGAGGTGAGCGGCGGCACGATACCGTCCGGCGCCACGGTCACCTGTCTGATCGGCGCGGCCAACCGGGACAGCTCCCGCTACGCGGAGCCCGACACCTTCGACATCTTCCGGGACGACCTGACCACGACCACCGCGTTCTCCGCCGCCGCCGATCACCTGGCGTTCGCGCTCGGCAGGCACTTCTGCGTCGGCGCCCTGCTGGCCAAGGCGGAGATCGAGTCCGGCGTCGGCCAACTGCTCGACGCCATGCCGGACGTCCGTCTCGCCGACGGCTTCGACCCGGTGGAGCAGGGTGTGTTCACCCGGGGACCCAGGTCCCTGCCGGTGGTGTTCACCCCCGCCGCTCCCGCGTGA
- a CDS encoding cytochrome P450 produces MTEPTTDPLADHLPGPAEPTEPGGAPPPGCPAHPGAVSLSGLEFQQTPSELYRALRRRHGTVAPVLLDGDIPAWLVLGYSEVSYVTGHDELFARDSRRWNQWDAIPADWPLMPYVGHQPSVLFTEGTEHQRRAGVITEALEAIDQFELAQLCREIAEALIDGFAGGGQAELMTSYAHALPMRAVVRLCGMPGGSVDTDDLVRDLRVSLDAAEDDDPVAAYLRVQARIEQLVKDKRASPGSDITSRMLTHPAGLTDAEIVQDLITVIAAAQQPTANWICNTLRLLLTDDRFALNVSGGRIGVGQALNEVLWLDTPTQNFIGRWAVRDTQLGGRQIKAGDCLVLGLAAANTDPLIWPGGAVGAENSAHLSFSNGEHRCPYPAPLLADVIARTAIETLLERLPDVVLSVEPHELRWRPSIWMRGLMSLPVQFTPAAR; encoded by the coding sequence ATGACCGAACCCACGACGGATCCCCTGGCGGACCACCTGCCCGGACCGGCGGAGCCCACCGAGCCCGGCGGCGCGCCTCCGCCGGGCTGTCCCGCGCACCCGGGCGCGGTGTCGTTGAGCGGTCTGGAGTTCCAGCAGACCCCGTCCGAGCTGTACCGCGCCCTGCGCCGCCGGCACGGCACGGTCGCGCCCGTCCTCCTCGACGGCGACATCCCCGCCTGGCTGGTGCTCGGTTACTCCGAGGTCTCGTACGTCACCGGCCACGACGAGCTGTTCGCCCGCGACTCGCGCCGCTGGAACCAGTGGGACGCCATCCCCGCCGACTGGCCGCTGATGCCGTACGTCGGCCACCAGCCGTCGGTGCTCTTCACGGAGGGTACGGAACACCAGCGCAGGGCCGGTGTGATCACCGAGGCGCTGGAGGCGATCGACCAGTTCGAACTCGCCCAACTGTGCCGGGAGATCGCCGAGGCGCTCATCGACGGGTTCGCGGGCGGCGGTCAGGCCGAGCTGATGACGTCGTACGCGCACGCGCTGCCGATGCGTGCCGTGGTCCGGCTGTGCGGGATGCCGGGCGGCAGCGTGGACACCGACGATCTCGTACGGGACCTGCGGGTCTCCCTGGACGCGGCGGAGGACGACGACCCGGTGGCCGCGTACCTGCGGGTGCAGGCGCGGATCGAGCAGCTGGTCAAGGACAAGCGGGCCAGCCCCGGTTCGGACATCACGTCCCGGATGCTGACCCATCCGGCGGGCCTCACCGACGCCGAGATCGTCCAGGACCTGATCACGGTCATCGCCGCCGCGCAGCAGCCGACGGCCAACTGGATCTGCAACACGCTGCGTCTGCTGCTGACCGACGACCGGTTCGCGCTGAACGTGTCGGGCGGCCGGATCGGGGTGGGGCAGGCGCTGAACGAGGTCCTCTGGCTGGACACACCGACGCAGAATTTCATCGGCCGATGGGCCGTGCGGGACACCCAGTTGGGCGGCCGGCAGATCAAGGCGGGCGACTGTCTGGTCCTGGGACTGGCGGCGGCCAACACGGATCCGCTGATCTGGCCGGGCGGCGCGGTCGGCGCGGAGAACTCCGCGCACCTGTCGTTCAGCAACGGCGAGCACCGCTGCCCCTATCCGGCGCCGCTGCTGGCCGATGTCATCGCCAGGACCGCGATCGAGACGCTGCTGGAGCGGCTGCCCGACGTGGTGCTGTCGGTGGAACCGCACGAGCTGCGCTGGCGGCCCTCGATCTGGATGCGCGGTCTGATGTCGCTGCCGGTTCAGTTCACGCCCGCGGCGCGCTGA
- a CDS encoding GTP-binding protein produces MDSMLSELPGRTPLADGAETGLKIVVVGGFGVGKTTLVRSVSEIRPLNTEEVMTQAGAGVDDPAGLTTKTTTTVAFDFGRISLNDRMVLYLFGAPGQERFWFLWDRLFSGTLGAVVLVDTRRMSESWYAIDRLEHHRTPFVVAVNRFDDDVSAFSLDEIRQALSLADHVPLIDCDARVRSSGKNVLITLVDHLYELAMARELTP; encoded by the coding sequence ATGGACTCCATGCTCTCTGAACTGCCGGGCCGTACACCCCTGGCCGACGGGGCGGAGACCGGTCTCAAGATCGTGGTGGTGGGCGGGTTCGGGGTCGGCAAGACCACGCTCGTACGGTCGGTCAGCGAGATCCGTCCGCTCAACACCGAGGAGGTCATGACACAGGCGGGTGCCGGTGTGGACGACCCGGCCGGGCTGACCACCAAGACGACCACCACTGTGGCCTTCGACTTCGGCCGGATCAGTCTCAACGACCGCATGGTGCTCTACCTGTTCGGGGCGCCGGGCCAGGAGCGGTTCTGGTTCCTGTGGGACCGGCTGTTCTCCGGCACCCTCGGCGCGGTGGTCCTGGTCGACACCCGGCGCATGAGCGAATCGTGGTACGCCATCGACCGGCTCGAACACCACAGGACCCCGTTCGTGGTCGCGGTCAACCGGTTCGACGACGACGTCTCCGCGTTCTCCCTGGACGAGATCCGGCAGGCGCTGTCGCTGGCGGACCACGTGCCGCTGATCGACTGCGACGCACGGGTGCGCTCCTCCGGCAAGAACGTCCTGATCACCCTCGTGGACCACCTCTACGAACTGGCCATGGCACGGGAGTTGACCCCATGA
- a CDS encoding DUF742 domain-containing protein: MIRKPVDTGDPHRLYTVTGGRSRVDDDTFDLVTLIVAECEPTPGMQSEHARILGLCRHPTAVVEISAEVGLPVTVVRILLGDLLATGRITARRPRAGRSVTTPPDSAFLKEVLHGLHAL; the protein is encoded by the coding sequence ATGATCCGCAAGCCCGTCGACACCGGGGACCCCCACCGGCTGTACACCGTCACCGGTGGCCGCAGCCGGGTCGACGACGACACGTTCGACCTGGTCACCCTGATCGTCGCCGAGTGCGAACCCACCCCGGGCATGCAGTCGGAGCACGCCAGGATCCTCGGTCTGTGCCGTCATCCCACCGCGGTCGTGGAGATCTCCGCCGAGGTGGGACTGCCCGTGACGGTGGTACGGATCCTGCTCGGCGATCTCCTCGCGACGGGCCGTATCACCGCCCGCCGCCCCCGCGCCGGGCGGTCGGTCACCACACCGCCCGACTCCGCCTTTCTCAAGGAGGTGCTCCATGGACTCCATGCTCTCTGA
- a CDS encoding roadblock/LC7 domain-containing protein: MQTTDNSLTWLLESLLERTPGTRHALVLSRDGLKLCWSRFLTVDQADQLAAICSGIQALAQGASVEFGNGSGGVRHSMTEFHGGLLFVVEAGEGAHLAVVAEDGADPGVVGHRMTELVEQIGEHLRAEPRTPDRESSPS, encoded by the coding sequence ATGCAGACCACTGACAACAGTCTGACCTGGCTCCTGGAGAGCCTGCTGGAACGCACCCCCGGCACCCGCCACGCCCTGGTCCTCTCCCGCGACGGGCTCAAACTCTGCTGGAGCCGCTTCCTCACGGTCGACCAGGCCGACCAGCTCGCCGCGATCTGCTCCGGCATCCAGGCGCTCGCCCAGGGCGCCTCGGTGGAGTTCGGCAACGGCAGCGGAGGCGTACGGCACTCGATGACCGAGTTCCACGGCGGGCTGCTGTTCGTCGTGGAGGCCGGTGAGGGGGCCCACCTCGCGGTCGTCGCCGAGGACGGCGCCGACCCGGGCGTGGTGGGCCACCGGATGACCGAGCTGGTCGAACAGATCGGTGAGCACCTGCGGGCCGAGCCGCGCACACCCGACCGGGAGAGTTCCCCGTCATGA
- a CDS encoding sensor histidine kinase, producing the protein MSVPVTPSPHRIRPARSLSLTVPLAVLVVAGAAAVAVAAAAPGPARAWVTATAAGAWACVAVTVVAAVVLVRQGRRGAVTADGEVRTAQTQLAQLGGESAHLLNVSLPSVVKRLRDGASAEAATASTTAPSDPQLRRLLDVFAAEVAASEQRAADSRAECAKAVGQLARAADDLDLLMTRTIPEALGGLRSGGSADTVLGGLEPPTDPRLRILVDSIVREFATSERRGAAAQAASAKALSRVQAKAVSMLADLREMQDKYGEEVFGDLLRLDHNTSQLGLLTDRLALLMGGRASRAWNKPIPMESILRGAVGRIAAYQRVRLHCSSTAAIAGFAAEGVMHLLAELMDNAANFSPPIDEVHVYVEERTAGIVVTIEDSGLKMADAAMRRAEESVSGRMNDLAVLQGTRLGLAVVGRLAAKYHLSVNYRPSSRGGTGVVVLFPPQLLAQQRSVLPEQAVRTEQDAFPEQAVRPEQAVRPEQAVRPERTAFPEQTVRPERADTPSPAPAAPGDGPRVATPNGLPVRPPGRTMAAADRGRPEPEPETGAPRTGRDAGSQFGAFHRARHGHRPPDDTP; encoded by the coding sequence ATGTCAGTGCCTGTCACCCCCAGCCCGCACCGCATACGCCCCGCACGATCGCTGTCGTTGACCGTCCCCCTGGCCGTGCTGGTGGTCGCCGGCGCCGCCGCGGTCGCGGTGGCCGCGGCGGCTCCCGGGCCGGCCCGCGCCTGGGTGACGGCCACCGCCGCCGGAGCCTGGGCCTGCGTGGCGGTCACCGTCGTCGCCGCCGTCGTGCTGGTACGCCAGGGCCGCCGGGGCGCGGTCACGGCGGACGGCGAGGTCAGGACCGCGCAGACCCAACTGGCCCAGCTCGGCGGCGAATCGGCGCATCTGCTGAACGTCTCGCTGCCCTCGGTGGTCAAGCGCCTGCGGGACGGCGCGAGCGCCGAGGCCGCGACCGCCTCCACCACCGCGCCGTCGGACCCGCAACTGCGCCGGCTGCTGGACGTGTTCGCCGCCGAGGTCGCCGCGTCGGAACAGCGCGCGGCCGACTCGCGCGCGGAGTGCGCGAAGGCCGTCGGGCAGCTCGCCCGGGCCGCGGACGACCTCGATCTCCTGATGACGAGGACGATCCCCGAGGCGCTCGGCGGGCTGCGTTCCGGCGGCTCGGCGGACACCGTGCTCGGCGGTCTCGAACCCCCCACGGATCCGCGGCTGCGGATCCTGGTGGACTCGATCGTCCGCGAGTTCGCCACCAGTGAGCGGCGGGGCGCTGCCGCGCAGGCGGCCAGCGCCAAGGCGCTGAGCCGCGTGCAGGCCAAGGCCGTGAGCATGCTCGCCGATCTGCGCGAGATGCAGGACAAGTACGGCGAAGAGGTGTTCGGCGACCTGCTGAGGCTCGACCACAACACCTCCCAACTCGGGCTGCTCACCGACCGGCTGGCCCTGCTGATGGGCGGCCGTGCCAGCCGTGCCTGGAACAAGCCGATCCCGATGGAGTCCATCCTGCGCGGCGCGGTGGGCCGTATCGCCGCCTATCAGCGGGTACGGCTGCACTGCTCCAGCACCGCCGCGATCGCCGGGTTCGCCGCCGAGGGCGTGATGCACCTTCTCGCCGAACTGATGGACAACGCGGCGAACTTCTCCCCGCCCATCGACGAGGTACACGTCTACGTGGAGGAGCGCACGGCGGGGATCGTGGTGACCATCGAGGACAGTGGCCTCAAGATGGCGGACGCGGCGATGCGCCGGGCCGAGGAGTCCGTGTCGGGCCGGATGAACGACCTGGCGGTGCTCCAGGGGACCCGGCTCGGGCTCGCGGTCGTGGGGCGGCTGGCCGCCAAGTACCACCTGAGCGTCAACTACCGGCCGTCCTCGCGCGGCGGTACGGGCGTGGTCGTCCTCTTCCCGCCGCAACTGCTCGCCCAGCAGCGGTCTGTGCTTCCGGAGCAGGCCGTACGGACGGAGCAGGACGCGTTCCCGGAACAGGCTGTGCGACCCGAGCAGGCCGTACGACCCGAGCAGGCCGTACGACCGGAGCGGACGGCGTTCCCGGAGCAGACCGTACGCCCCGAACGCGCCGACACACCGTCGCCCGCTCCCGCCGCGCCGGGCGACGGCCCCCGCGTGGCGACGCCCAACGGGCTGCCGGTACGGCCTCCGGGACGCACGATGGCCGCCGCCGACCGGGGCCGCCCGGAGCCCGAACCGGAAACCGGCGCGCCCCGCACAGGCCGCGACGCCGGCTCCCAGTTCGGCGCGTTCCATCGCGCCCGTCATGGCCACCGCCCGCCGGACGACACGCCCTAG